One Thermoanaerobaculum aquaticum genomic window, CCCCGGGACCGGAAAGCTCGACCTGGCCAAGATCACCTACCTGGCCGCGCAAAGGGTGGTGGAAGTCCTGGAAAACGCCGAGCAGCAAGCGGTGCATTGGCTGAAAAGCGCGGCCCCGTGGGTGAACCCCGAGACCGGCCGGCGTTTTGGCCAGCTCCTCCGCCAGGACCTGGTTCCGTTCGTAAGCCTGCAAGCCACCCGGGATCAGCAGGAGCTGGACCTCTTCCTGGCGGGCAGGCTGGGCCTGGAGCCCGCGCAGTTCCGCCGGGTGGTGGCGGAAAAAGCCGAAGCACTGGACGTTCTCCGCAACAAGGACCCGGGCTTTTTGGAAACCCTGGCGCTTTTGGACGAAGAAGCACCCTCGCTGCCCTCGGTCCGGCTGCTGTTCCACCCACCAACCCTGCGTTTGCTTTCGGTTTGGCGACACCCGGCAACGCCCAGGCTTTCCGCCGAGCTCTTTTCCCTGCTGGAGGACCTAGGGGGCCGCCTGCGGCGCTTCGAGGTGGTGGCTGCCCTGCGGGCGCGGATCCTGCCGGTGGCTAGCTCCGGCTCCCGGTTGGTGGCCAAGAGCGGCAGCCAGGTGGTGCGGCTTTCGCCCTCGGTGCGGGCCTTCGATTTCACCTCGCCCACGGTGGTGCCTTCCGCAGTGCGCCGCTACGGCCTGGTGTACGACCTGGTGGAGTTCACGCAAATCCTGGAGGACTTGCGCCGGCGGGGTTTGCGGGCGGAGCTGGAAGCCCTGCGCTTTATGCTCCGCTTCCAGTACGAGTGGGAAAAGCTGCGCACCGAACACCGCCTCCGCCTGGAGAAGTTCCTCGGGGACGGCGCCTTTTACTCCTGCCGCAGCGCCCAGAGCCTCTTTTTTGCGGCGGTGCAGGGGCGGCTCATTTACGAGGAGCTGCGGGAGCAGGGGTGCCCCTTTAACCACGGGCTCCGCATGGCCCTCAACGTGGGCACCTACCACCTTCTCCCCATGATGGGCGGGCAAAAGGTGAGCTTTGAGTTCTTCGGCCAGGGCCTGGTGGAGCTGTCACGCCTCACCACCGGCAAAAGCTCCAAGGAGGTGGAGGACATTGCCGACTTCCTGGTGGCCCGGGGCTACGACCTGCACAAGGTGCTGGAGTTTCTGGAACCGGTGCGCCACGAATCGAGGCTTCCCGAGTTTGCCCAGGAACGCCCCTACGCCGCGTACCTTTTGGAAAACGGCGAGCTGCAAAACCTGGGCACGGTTTTAACCGAGGCGTTTCTGCGGGAGCTGGAGCTGGAGTGGAGCAACCCCCGCCTGGGCCAGGTGGAAGCCTGGGGCCTGCCTTGGCTTGTGGTGATGGCCGGGATGGGCGGCACCGGGCCCTGGGCGGGGTTGCGCTTTTTGGGGGTCATTCACCCCAAGGGTTTGGAGCCGTTCCCGCTTTACGAGATGGTGGCCTGGCGGCAGGCACCTCCCGGGCTTGCCATGCTCCCACCTGGAACTCCGCTGTTAAGCACCCTGCGAAGCCTGGCCCAGGGGGTTTCCCCGGTTTCCCAGAGTGCGGCCAGCGAGGAGCTGGACCCCCGCCTTTGCGTGGCCTCAAGCCTGGAAGACGATGGCCGCCGGGCGTGGTATTTAGGCCTTTGGTACGAGGAAACCGATGCCCTCCACGCCGCCTTCCGGGTACCGCTGGTGCCTTCCGGGTTGCAGGAGGGCGAGCCCTTTGAAGCGTGGCTGTTCCGCAACCGCGAGGAGCTGGCCAAGCTCTACCAGGCCCTCCGCCGCAAATCGGTGGGCGCCATGCTCCCCCTCGACCACCTGCGCCACCGGGAAGGCTACTTTGCCTGCTTGCTTTCAGCGCCCCACCGCTCGCCCCGCTAGCGCAAGACCCAAACCACTTCTCCCTTGGGAGAAACCAACCACAGCACCTCGTTGTGGAAGGAAACCAAGAAGCCCTCGGCAAACTCACCGCGGAACGTATTCACCTTTTCGTCCTTTTCCCCCAGCTTGGCGGTCCACCGCAGCGAACCCGTGGCTGGATCCACAAGGCTCAGCGTGCCATCGTCGCAACCTACCAAAAGACCACCTTTGACCTTTTCCACGAAGTTCACCTCTTCACCAAAGCGGTGCTCCCAGACCACCTGGCCGGTGGCCAGGTCCACGCCGTAAACCATTTGTTCGGGCTTCTTCACCCCCTTGCGCTCGAGCTGCAGCGCCACCACCTCGGCCTCCGCGGCCGGCGGCAAGAAGCCAAAAACCACCACCAAAGCCAAAATCCAGCGTTTCATGGCCACCTCCTTTGCTCGCTTTTCATGGTAGCATGGGGATGGTCCATGAACCCGGTAGACGTGTACATCCCCGATACCTCGGCGTTGGTGGAAAACCCCGACTGTCTGGATCGCCTCCTGGCCCCCGGCAACATGGTGATCCTGCTGCAGCAGGTGCTCAAGGAGCTAGCCCATCTGCAGGGCAGCCGCCACAAGTCCGAAGGCGTGAAGGCGGCGGCCCGGGCCGCGGTGCGCAAGATCCTGGCGCTGCGCAACGCCTCCCTCATCCACCCCGACCCCACGCCGGTGCTTTCCGGCCGCATCCCCTTTTCCTCCCTGCCCACCACCCCCAACGGCGGGGTGCTGGCCTGGGAGCCTCCACCGGCGGCGGTTTCGGAAAACGGCAACGGCGACGGCGTGATCATTGCTGCCGCCGAGCGCATTGCCTCGCTGGTGAGGGGGCACAACGGCTTCCGCGTGGTGTTAATTTCCGAAGACTCCAACATGCTTTTAACTTGCGACGCCAAGGGCATCCCCGCCGAAGCCCTGCGCTACGGTAAGGTGGCTTTAGAAAGCCCGGAGGACCTATTTTGCGGGGTGGTGGAGGGCGAAGGCAGCGGCGATTTGTGGGATGAGTTTCTGGCCAGCGGCCCCCCGCGGGAGCGCTTTCTGCCCATGGAAAGCCTCAGGACGCTAGTGGCCGAGCCCCTGCCCAACCTGGGTG contains:
- a CDS encoding outer membrane protein assembly factor BamB family protein; amino-acid sequence: MKRWILALVVVFGFLPPAAEAEVVALQLERKGVKKPEQMVYGVDLATGQVVWEHRFGEEVNFVEKVKGGLLVGCDDGTLSLVDPATGSLRWTAKLGEKDEKVNTFRGEFAEGFLVSFHNEVLWLVSPKGEVVWVLR